The following DNA comes from Oikeobacillus pervagus.
AGGTGGCGACATAAATTATAAGCAACATTCCCCACCCCTTGTACCGCAATTGTCCGTCCTTCTAACGAATCTGAACCGAAAGCCTCCTTTGCAGCTGCTTTCATTCCGACATAACACCCATAAGCTGTCACTGGAGAAGGATTACCTGATGAACCAAAAGCAGGGGAGATTCCTGTAACATAATCGGTTTCTTCATGAATTAAATCCATATCACTTACGGTTGTTCCTACATCCTCAGCCGTAATATATCGGCCACTTAAGCTTTGAACATAGCGGCCAAATGCACGAAACATCTCCTCGTTTTTGTCTTTTCGAGGATCCCCGATAATAACGGTCTTTCCACCACCAAGATTTAAGCCAGCTGCAGCGTTCTTATACGTCATTCCTTTTGCTAAACGCAGTGCATCTTCAATCGCAGCTTCTTCCGATGCATATGTCCACATTCGAGTCCCACCTAATGCCGGGCCTAAAGTTGTGTCATGAATGGCAATAATCGCTTTTAACCCTGATTGTTGATCTTGGCAAAATACTAATTGTTCATAATCATATTTCTCCATATATTTAAATAATTCCATTCTTTTTTCCTCCTTGAAATCAATCTTTAATACTAGCTTAATCATAGTGAACTGTTTCCAAACTTCAGATTCTAGAAAGAATTGGTGAATCAAAATCCATAAAGTGAAACTTCATTCAGTAGGGGTTTTCTTCATCTCCCACTGAATGTTAGTTGAACTTATCGGATCTTTAGGGGCAGTTTTCCTCCACCGATCTTTTTTGTTTCCAAATCATTTTGAGGTGGAGGTTTTACTGCCCGTTAAGGCGGGATAAAGCATTTCCTCATTTATTTACATGCAAATTCCGTGCCAATTATTAAATAATACCAAAAAACTTTCATTGAAATCGAGCGTCCCGCTTTCTATCGGCTTTTTTTCTAAATCAACTACTTCGGACTTCTTGTTTTCCTATACAAAAAACGATCGAAATACCATGCAATATTTTGCATACAACGCAATATATTGCATGCTGTTTACTGCAAATTATATTTATCTAGCTTGTAATAGAGATTCCGAATGGAAATGCCTAGTTTTCTTGCCGTTACTGTTTTATTCCCTTTATTCTGTTCTAAATATTGTTTAATAATCTCTTTTTCATACTCTTCCAAGAGGAATGATAACTCTTTATTTCCACTCAAATCTAATCGTAACGATTGTTTTGGGTACTCTTCATTTTTTTTCTCAATAAAATGTAAATGTTGATCATTGATTTCTGCTTCATTATAATTCATAAAAATCATCGCTCTCCCTAAAACATTCTCTAGCTCCCGAACGTTTCCTGGCCAGTCATATTCCATTAGCTGTTCTAACGCTGACTCTGTCACCCCTTCAACATTTCTTCCATAATCTTGGTTAATTTTTGTAATTAACCTTTCACATAAAAAGGGAATATCAGATATTCGGTTACGTAAAGGAGGAATTTGAATAGGCATGCGACTTAAACGATAGTATAAATCCTCCCGAAACTTCCCTTCCGCCATCGCTTTTTCCAAATTGACATTGGTTGCAGCGATGACACGTACATTGATTGGCACAGGCTTCGTACCACCGACACGGATAATCTCATTTTCTTGAAGAACACGTAATAATTTCGCTTGTGTATTCGCACTTAATTCTCCAATTTCGTCCAATAAAATACTTCCATTATGCGCTTCTTCGAACAACCCTCTTTTTCCGCCACGTTTTGCTCCTGAAAATGCTCCTTCCTCGTATCCGAATAATTCACTTTCTAACAGCGATTCTGAAATCGAGGCACAATTCACTCGAAGAAATTTATTATAACGACGGTCACTAGCATTATGGATGGCATGAGCAAAAAGCTCCTTTCCTGTCCCAGATTCTCCTCTTATTAAAATCGTGGCAGGAGTTTTAGCTCCCAATTTTGCTTGTTCGACGGCGATTTTTATTTCATCAGACTCCCCGATGATATCTTCAAATGTATATTTCGCTTCCAATGTACGAATGATCTGTCTCGCACGATTTAATTTCTCTGTTAAAGATTGAATTTCCGAAATATCATGAATAACTCCGACACTTCCTTTCAATTTTCCATTTACAATAATGGGCGCAACATTAACAATGACCCCTTTCTTTTTAGGCCCTACACTCATTTTGACTCCACGAACCGGTCTTCTTGTTTCCAATACTTTCAAATGAACACTATCGCCTTCATTAATATCAATGGTCGCCGGCTTCCCGATCACTCGTTCCTCCGTTAATCCAGTAATTCTTGTATAAGCCGGATTGATTAATATTCCTCTTCCTTTTTCATCTACAACCGAGATCGCATCATCACTTGAATGAATAATAGCCTGTAGCATCGTTTGAATTTCCTTTAAGTTCGTTACCTCTTCTGCTAAATCCATTACTTTGGTAATATCCCGAAAAACAGCAAAAGCGCCAATAACATCCCCATGATCATTAATCATCGGGATCCTCGTTGAAATAATTTCCAAATCATTGTCTAAAACATGTTCCTGATTGGCCTCTATCTTTTTCGTTCTTAAGATTTGCGGGAGTCTTGTATTTGGAACAATTTCTTGAACTTTCGCTCCGATCGCAACCTTTTTTTCCACCCCGATGATTCTCTCTGCACTTTTGTTGAACAGCATGATCTTTGTATCGAGGTCTATCCCTATCATTCCTTCTTCAGTTGAATCTAATATGAGATCAATTTTTTTCGTTTCACTTTTTAATTGGGCAATCAATTGTTCCTTTTCTTCCATTAAATTAGCTAAAATATAAGCGACACTCCCTGGAATGAGTAACATATTTTTATTTTGGGCTTCCCTCAATTTGTAAAATACCCCTTTATCCCCAGTTACCTCAATCACGATATCAATCTCATCTGTTAAAAATTCTCTCCAATCATCCCCTGTTTTTATCCCTAGTTTTTTTGCTTGTTGGATCGCCTTCGCTTCCCTGTCTATATCCACAATCGCTGCAATGTTGAACATCGTCGTTTCTAATAAAATCTTCATAATAGCACTGCCACCTTGACCGCCACCAACGATTAATACATTATGCATGTTGATCCCTCACTTCACTTATCTATGCAATATTTTTCATGTTTTCATTGTATTGAATCTCTTTTCACTTGACAAATCATCTAGTTAAGATATGATTTTCTGGAAAGGATTTTTCGATATTCTAAAAAAATATGACAATTAGTGTATATATTTTTTCATATAATGTAATGATCCTCATGAAGGAGAATGTTTATGATTCGTTTAATCGCACTTTTGATACTCGTGATCCCTGGTATCATGGCTGGATTAGGTATAAAGTTGATGAGAGATATGCTCTTCGGTATTTTACAAGCTCCCTTTCCATATCTTTGGTTGCAATTTATGATAGGACTTCTCCTATTCCTAGGCGGACTTGGCTTTATTGGAGGGTTCATCTTTCGTCGGGATCAAAAAAATAATCGAGTGCAAAAAAGATTCCAAAAAAAATAAAAGAAACATGAAAACGGAAGTAATCATCATTTTGATTACTTCCGTTTCTTTATTTCTTTCTTTGCAGTTTTTTTACCGTGATGGCTTTTTCAGGATCGTCGGTAATGATCGCTGAGCACTGAAGGGAATACAACCACTCCATCACTTTTGGATCATTAATTGTATAGGGACGGACTTGAATTTGATCGTTTAGTGATGATTGAATAATGTCGGCGTTTAATGTTTTCACATTTGGATGAATTGCTTTTGCATTGATAGATTTGGCGTAAAGCCATGGCATAAATATTCCATTGGAGTAGAGAGGCGCGATTTCAATATCTGGAGCAATCTGATAACAGTGAACAATGGAATAGTGATTAAAGGATGATAAAATAACACGATGCTCGAAATGAAATTCACGAATTAATTGAATGACCTTTTCTTCTAAAAATTCGTATTGAATTTTATTATTTTTTAACTCGATATTGCAAATCATTTCGTTTTCAGTCATCCATTGAAACACTTCCGCTAATGTTGGTATTCGATATTTTTTTATTTTTTTCTTAAATTTATAACTGGCATCCAATTTTTTTAGATCTGTTAATAAATAATCCTTTACATATCCTTTTCCATTCGTTGTGCGGTCTACTTTCTCATCATGAATGACCACAATTTCTCCATCTTTTGTCAATTGGACATCGATTTCAATTCCGTCTGCCCCAGCTTTATACGCCGCTTGGAACGCTTGCATCGTATTTTCCGGTTGTAGACTTGAAAAACCTCGATGCGCAAAGATTAATGTCATATTCGTTCTCCCTTTTTAAAGCATCCTTTCTCCAACCTGTTAGGATGCTTTATGTTCTAAACGTAATTTATCTGCGACCATGGCAATGAATTCACTATTCGTTGGTTTTGCTTTAGACATGCTCACGGTGTATCCGAATAAGGAGGATATGGAATCAATATTCCCACGGCTCCAAGCAACCTCAATTGCGTGACGAATCGCCCGCTCTACACGACTTGCGGTTGTGTTATATTTCTTGGCGATGTCTGGGTATAATACTTTCGTAATTGATCCCAAAAGCTCAATGTCGTTATAAACCATAGAAATCGCTTCCCGCAAATAGAGATAACCTTTGATATGCGCTGGAACACCAATTTCATGGATAATGCTTGTAATACTTGCATCAAGATTTTTCGTTTTTTGCTCGGCTGGAGGACGTGTTGTTGTAAAAGAGGCTGATTTTTTAATAACTGGATTTGAACTCCCACTTACTTGACGGATATGGTTAATTAAATGATCCATATCAAATGGCTTAAGAATAAAATAAGAAGCCCCTAGCTCAACAGCTTTCTTCGTGACATCTTCTTGACCAAATGCTGTTAACATAATGACATTGGGAGTAGATGTGACAATCGATGGTTGCTCTCTCATTCTTTCTAGGACGGCAAGACCATCTAAATGTGGCATAATAATATCTAAAATCAAAACATCCACTTCAGTTTGCTGCAATAAATCTATACATTCTTGACCATTATGAGCTGAACCTACCACTTCCATATCGTCCTGTGAAGAAATATATTCATCTAGTAGGTTAACTAGCTCACGATTGTCATCTACGATCGCTACCTTTATTTGTTTCACTACAGGTTTCCTCCTCAATTCAAGATATCTTTACACTCTCTTTACACTATGTCTTAAATGAATTTTTCGACAAAGGTATTGGAAATCCTTTTATTTTTTTATTTTTTATTCAAAAAAATGAAAATGATCTTTATTTCTTAGTTTTTCTTCTATTTTCGACGTTCTTCACATTTTTGTCGAAACGTTTATTCAATAATTCATTCATCTTTATATTACCACAACTCGAAGTTAAAAAAGAAAAAACAGATGGGTTCTCCATCTGTTTAGCTTGCAACTTCTTCTTTATTTTGATTTTGATAAATATTAATCCCTGCTTCATTTAACATCCACTCGATATGAACACCATAACCACTCGTCGGATCATTTACAAATACATGAGTGACAGCACCGATTATCTTCCCATTTTGAATGATGGGACTTCCACTCATTCCTTGAACAATCCCGCCCGTTTTATCCAATAATTTGGGATCTTTTATTTTTAAAACCATCCCTTTTGTTGCTGGATATTTTTGGGGAATAGTACTGACAATTTCAATATCATATTTTTCAACCTTTTCACCATCTACAACTGTTAATATTTGTGCTGGACCTTCCTTCACTTGATGTGATAAGGCTATAGGCATCGGCTTTTGAATAATTCCATTTGAGATATTCTGATTGAGCTTTCCAAAGATTCCGTAGGGACTGTTTCGATTTATATCTCCAATTACTTGCCGATCTTCTGAAAACTGTGCGAGCTTTTCTCCAGGATCTCCGTGACGCCCCTTTTCAATCGATGTGACCTTTGACTTTACAATTTGGCCATCTTGAACAACGATCGGTTTTTTCGTATCCATATCAGAAATGACATGTCCGAGAGCACCGTACTTCTTTGAATGAGGTTCATAAAAAGTCATTGTTCCGATACCAGCGGCTGAATCACGAATGTAAATACCTAATTTAAATGACTTTTCTGTGCTATCTTTCATTGGCTGAAGTTTCGTGTTAATTATTTTTTTATCTCGAAGCAGTTCAATATCCAATGGTTTTTGTTTTTCACCTGCTTGTTGAACGAATGGAGCTACATCATTCATTTTATCAACTTTTTCACCATTGATTTTGGTAATCATATCCCCTACTTGAATTCCAGCTTCTTCGCCTGGGGATTTTTTGCCATCAGGAGTATTGACCAAATGATGTCCTACAACAAGAACCCCTAACGTATTCAGTTTCACCCCGATAGATTGACCGCCAGGAATCACCTTTAAATCTTTTACAACATTGACATCCACTTTTTTGATTGGGAAACCTGCTAACTCGAATACGACATCTTCTTTTCCAATATCTTTTCCAACAACAGATAAAGCACTTTTATTATTTTGAATATCGGCTACATGATTTGAAGAGGAAAACACTTGTATGGCTGGACTTTTTTCTAAGGAGAGCTTTTCTCCTTTTTGCATCGTTATTGTATCAGGTAATAACAAATATTGATGAACTGGAGGTAAAAAAGTAAATAATAATAAAGAAACAAGGAGAATTCCACCAATGAATTTTCTCAAACGTTCTGTTTTCAAATTTTCCACTCTCCTCGCTTCTAGTCCACACTTACGATGGCTACAATAATAATTTCTCCCTACAAGCCATCATTTATAACTGACTTTCATATAAAAAACATCCCCATTTTGGATAGTTATTACATTGCATTTTGCATCAAAAAATATCCCCACTTTGACCATTTTTTGTTATCCTTCTTATTTTTATTACAAAAACATAGGTGTGGAAAAAATTCTTATTAAAAAGAGCGGGTCCTTTAAACCCGCTCTCATTTCCTTAGATTTGTTTCATTGTAGAAGCTAATTGCAGTAATTCTTTTGCATGCTGTTTGGTTAGGTCCGTCATTTCAACCCCTGAGATCATTCGTGCAATTTCTTTTATTTGATCACCGGCTTGTAAATAATCGACAGAAGAAGTCGTACGACCTTCATTGATTGTTTTGGAAATAAATAAATGGGAATCTGCTAAAGCCGCGACTTGTGGCAGATGAGAAATGCAGAGAACTTGGGAATGAATCGATATTTGGTAGATCTTCTCGCCAATTGCTTGGGCTACCCGACCACTAACCCCGGTGTCTACTTCGTCAAATATTATAGAGGTAATCCCTTGGTGTTTGGAAAAAATGGTTTTTAACGCTAACATCATCCGGGATAATTCTCCACCGGATGCCACTTTGGAAAGAGGCTTTAAAGGCTCTCCTGGGTTTGTAGAAATATAAAACTCTAAAATATCTACCCCATCTTTTTGAAACGGATCCCTTTTTTCATCTAAATCAGTAGCTGAAACAACAAATCTTACTTCAAAAACGGTTTTATCCATATAGAGTTGCTGAAGTTCATGATGAATTGCTTCTGTTAACTTGGTTGCCCATTTTTTCCTTAATTCACTTAATTGTTTTGCTTCTAAAAATAGGTCTTGCCTTAATGATTTTAATGTTCGGTTTAAATTTTCTATATGACTTTCACGATTGGTTAATGTTTCAATTTCTTCTTCAATCGTCGCCGCATATTCCATAATTTCTTCAATGGAGGAGCCATATTTTCGCTTCAATTGGTTGATTTCATTCAATCGCGATTCAATAAAATTTAATCTTTCAGGGTCAAATTCCAACCCCTCCAAGGCATGATTTAACTGATGAGCGACATCCTCTAATAAATAAAAACAATTGGAAACTGATTCAAGTAATGAACCGTATTCCTCCGAATCTAATTCAGCTGCCGTCTCCAACTGATTCATCACTAGCCCTACCCAATCAAGACCTTTTCCTTCACTTCTTAAAGCATCATAACCAATTTGGACAGATTCGAATAATTTTTCAAAATTCATTAATCTCTTCTTTTCTTCTAATAATTGGTCATCTTCATTTAAGGAAATATTGGCATTTTGTATTTCATTTAACTGAAATTGGATTAAATCAAGGCGATGGGCCATTTGTTGCTCGTTTTCACTTAATTGCTTTATTTTTTTTAATGTCTCATCATATTGTTTGTATATTTGAAGGTAATTATCCTTCGCTTGAGCTATTTCATCGTCTCCAAATTGGTCGAGCAGCCTGATATGAGAAGCGGCATTCATTAATTCCTGGTGTTCATGCTGACCGTGAATATCTACTAAAGATGTACCAATTTCCCTCATGATGGCAATCGTAACTAATTTCCCATTTACCCGACAAACACTCTTGCCATTAGCTGAAATTTCCCGGCGTAATACGATTTGCGCATCCTCAATGTCAATCCCTACCTTTTTGGCTTGATCATAACACGGGTGATGTTCATCTTCTAATAAAAACAGCCCTTCTAGTTCTGCCTTTTTTTCACCGTGACGAACAAATTCGGATGAACCACGGCCACCACATAACAATTGGATCGCATCAATGATTATCGATTTTCCAGCCCCTGTTTCCCCTGTTAAGACTGTTAAACCTTGATCCAATGAGAGATTTAACTTTTCAATTATGGCAAAATTTGTGATAGATAATTCCTGCAACATATGTATCTCACCTCAAAAAATTTAACTGCACCACTTTATAGTAAGCACCCTGAGCTGTCGCCTTCGCTTTTATTTTTATCCAGCTACGGCTCCTTGCTGCTCGAGGTCAAAAGTTCATCCTTTCTGTGGCAAACTACACCACGTCAAGGATGCTCTTTTGCTTGTCGCAGCATAACAGTCGCCTTCGCTTTTAGCGTCATAGCATTTGTAGGAGTCGGTTGGTGACGTCTTCTGTGTTTTCTGGTGTTCGGCAAATGATTAGACAGGTGTCGTCTCCGCAAATGGATCCCATGATTTCGTCCCAATCTAAATTATCAATTAAGGCTCCAACTGCTTGGGCATTTCCTGGTAACGTTTTCATCACCACAAAATGTCCAGCACGATCAATACTGACGAATGCGTCTGTCATGGCTCTCTTTAATTTTTGTAAAGGGTTGAATCGTTGATCAGCAGGTAAACTGTATTTATATCTTCCATCCATTAACGGAACCTTCACTAAGTGTAATTCTTTAATGTCACGGGATACCGTCGCTTGCGTGACATTGTATCCATCATTTTTCAAGAGATCAACTAAATCATCTTGAGTTTCTATTTCATTATTCGCAATTATTTCCCGTATTTTAATATGTCGTTGTCCTTTATTCATCTAATAAACACCTCTTTTGTTTGAATAAATATACTTATGTATACACAATCATACCTTATTTTTTTGTACAAGTATAGAATTTTGGAATGGGAATAATTCTTGGAAAAGCAAAAAACAGTGAGGGATGAAAACCCCCCACTGATTGAAGTTTCACATAATCATTCATGCTTTTTGGTCTTAAAACACTTGTGAGCTTCTTGAACAAGATCCGATACTTCGAAATTCAGTTCATTTTTACCATGTTCTTTGTTCTTTCCACACCAGTGAAGGTGAAGCAAAAACTCAATATTTCCATCTCCCCCTGTAATAGGGGAATAAGATAAATTTTTAATATTATATCCTTCTTGCAATGCAAATTGAATAATTCGATCCACAACCGACTCATGTACCTTTGGATCTCTCACGATACCCTTTTTCCCTACTTGATCTCTACCTGCTTCAAATTGTGGTTTTACTAACGCGATCACATCGCTATTTCCCACTAATAAAGTTTTCAGCACGGGAAGAATCAGCCTTAGGGAGATAAATGAAACATCGATTGTAGCAAAGTTAGGCATATCCCCTTGTAAATCGGCTGGTGTTACATAACGGAAGTTCGTTCTTTCCATCACATATACTCGTTCATCTTGCCGTAATTTCCAGGCTAATTGATTATAGCCGACATCTAATGCATAAGACATTTTCGCGCCATTTTGAAGAGCACAATCGGTAAATCCTCCTGTGGAAGATCCAATATCAAGCATGATTTTCCCTTCTACACTTACATCGAATTCATTCAATGCCTTTTCAAGCTTTAAACCGCCCCGACTTACATAAGGAAGGGCATTCCCCTTAATCTCTAAAGGAGTGTCTTCTGGTACTTTTTCACCAGCTTTATCTAAGCGTTGTTCATTTGAATATACTTGCCCTGCCATGATCAATCTTTTCGCTTTCTCTCTTGTCTCTACAAGACCTCTTTCGACGAGCAAAAGATCAATTCTTTGCTTCTTTACTTTCATATCTATGCTCTTTTCTGTTTTTGTGGTATTAAAGAACTCATTGTCTTTATTATATTTTCCTTTGTTAAACCAATTTCCTCTAATAACTTATTCACGTTACCATGCTCAATAAATCGGTCTGGAATCCCCATACGATTAATCACCGTATTATGAAACCCATGGTCATGAGCAAATTCTAGAACTGCACTTCCAAAACCACCTTGAACCACCGCTTCTTCGACTGTTAAAATCGGAATATTTTCATCCA
Coding sequences within:
- the recN gene encoding DNA repair protein RecN, with the protein product MLQELSITNFAIIEKLNLSLDQGLTVLTGETGAGKSIIIDAIQLLCGGRGSSEFVRHGEKKAELEGLFLLEDEHHPCYDQAKKVGIDIEDAQIVLRREISANGKSVCRVNGKLVTIAIMREIGTSLVDIHGQHEHQELMNAASHIRLLDQFGDDEIAQAKDNYLQIYKQYDETLKKIKQLSENEQQMAHRLDLIQFQLNEIQNANISLNEDDQLLEEKKRLMNFEKLFESVQIGYDALRSEGKGLDWVGLVMNQLETAAELDSEEYGSLLESVSNCFYLLEDVAHQLNHALEGLEFDPERLNFIESRLNEINQLKRKYGSSIEEIMEYAATIEEEIETLTNRESHIENLNRTLKSLRQDLFLEAKQLSELRKKWATKLTEAIHHELQQLYMDKTVFEVRFVVSATDLDEKRDPFQKDGVDILEFYISTNPGEPLKPLSKVASGGELSRMMLALKTIFSKHQGITSIIFDEVDTGVSGRVAQAIGEKIYQISIHSQVLCISHLPQVAALADSHLFISKTINEGRTTSSVDYLQAGDQIKEIARMISGVEMTDLTKQHAKELLQLASTMKQI
- the bcd gene encoding branched-chain amino acid dehydrogenase; this translates as MELFKYMEKYDYEQLVFCQDQQSGLKAIIAIHDTTLGPALGGTRMWTYASEEAAIEDALRLAKGMTYKNAAAGLNLGGGKTVIIGDPRKDKNEEMFRAFGRYVQSLSGRYITAEDVGTTVSDMDLIHEETDYVTGISPAFGSSGNPSPVTAYGCYVGMKAAAKEAFGSDSLEGRTIAVQGVGNVAYNLCRHLHEEGASLIVTDINKEAVRRAVDDFGAKAVEPNEIYGVEADIFAPCALGAVINDETIPQLKVKAIAGSANNQLKETRHGDTIHEMGIVYAPDYVINAGGVINVADELYGYNRERAMKKVDQIYHTIEKIFAISKRDQVPSYVAADRLAEERIEKMRRSRSQFLLDGKHILNRRR
- a CDS encoding sigma 54-interacting transcriptional regulator, producing MHNVLIVGGGQGGSAIMKILLETTMFNIAAIVDIDREAKAIQQAKKLGIKTGDDWREFLTDEIDIVIEVTGDKGVFYKLREAQNKNMLLIPGSVAYILANLMEEKEQLIAQLKSETKKIDLILDSTEEGMIGIDLDTKIMLFNKSAERIIGVEKKVAIGAKVQEIVPNTRLPQILRTKKIEANQEHVLDNDLEIISTRIPMINDHGDVIGAFAVFRDITKVMDLAEEVTNLKEIQTMLQAIIHSSDDAISVVDEKGRGILINPAYTRITGLTEERVIGKPATIDINEGDSVHLKVLETRRPVRGVKMSVGPKKKGVIVNVAPIIVNGKLKGSVGVIHDISEIQSLTEKLNRARQIIRTLEAKYTFEDIIGESDEIKIAVEQAKLGAKTPATILIRGESGTGKELFAHAIHNASDRRYNKFLRVNCASISESLLESELFGYEEGAFSGAKRGGKRGLFEEAHNGSILLDEIGELSANTQAKLLRVLQENEIIRVGGTKPVPINVRVIAATNVNLEKAMAEGKFREDLYYRLSRMPIQIPPLRNRISDIPFLCERLITKINQDYGRNVEGVTESALEQLMEYDWPGNVRELENVLGRAMIFMNYNEAEINDQHLHFIEKKNEEYPKQSLRLDLSGNKELSFLLEEYEKEIIKQYLEQNKGNKTVTARKLGISIRNLYYKLDKYNLQ
- the spoIVB gene encoding SpoIVB peptidase produces the protein MKTERLRKFIGGILLVSLLLFTFLPPVHQYLLLPDTITMQKGEKLSLEKSPAIQVFSSSNHVADIQNNKSALSVVGKDIGKEDVVFELAGFPIKKVDVNVVKDLKVIPGGQSIGVKLNTLGVLVVGHHLVNTPDGKKSPGEEAGIQVGDMITKINGEKVDKMNDVAPFVQQAGEKQKPLDIELLRDKKIINTKLQPMKDSTEKSFKLGIYIRDSAAGIGTMTFYEPHSKKYGALGHVISDMDTKKPIVVQDGQIVKSKVTSIEKGRHGDPGEKLAQFSEDRQVIGDINRNSPYGIFGKLNQNISNGIIQKPMPIALSHQVKEGPAQILTVVDGEKVEKYDIEIVSTIPQKYPATKGMVLKIKDPKLLDKTGGIVQGMSGSPIIQNGKIIGAVTHVFVNDPTSGYGVHIEWMLNEAGINIYQNQNKEEVAS
- a CDS encoding glycerophosphodiester phosphodiesterase codes for the protein MTLIFAHRGFSSLQPENTMQAFQAAYKAGADGIEIDVQLTKDGEIVVIHDEKVDRTTNGKGYVKDYLLTDLKKLDASYKFKKKIKKYRIPTLAEVFQWMTENEMICNIELKNNKIQYEFLEEKVIQLIREFHFEHRVILSSFNHYSIVHCYQIAPDIEIAPLYSNGIFMPWLYAKSINAKAIHPNVKTLNADIIQSSLNDQIQVRPYTINDPKVMEWLYSLQCSAIITDDPEKAITVKKLQRKK
- a CDS encoding TlyA family RNA methyltransferase; this encodes MKVKKQRIDLLLVERGLVETREKAKRLIMAGQVYSNEQRLDKAGEKVPEDTPLEIKGNALPYVSRGGLKLEKALNEFDVSVEGKIMLDIGSSTGGFTDCALQNGAKMSYALDVGYNQLAWKLRQDERVYVMERTNFRYVTPADLQGDMPNFATIDVSFISLRLILPVLKTLLVGNSDVIALVKPQFEAGRDQVGKKGIVRDPKVHESVVDRIIQFALQEGYNIKNLSYSPITGGDGNIEFLLHLHWCGKNKEHGKNELNFEVSDLVQEAHKCFKTKKHE
- the spo0A gene encoding sporulation transcription factor Spo0A — protein: MKQIKVAIVDDNRELVNLLDEYISSQDDMEVVGSAHNGQECIDLLQQTEVDVLILDIIMPHLDGLAVLERMREQPSIVTSTPNVIMLTAFGQEDVTKKAVELGASYFILKPFDMDHLINHIRQVSGSSNPVIKKSASFTTTRPPAEQKTKNLDASITSIIHEIGVPAHIKGYLYLREAISMVYNDIELLGSITKVLYPDIAKKYNTTASRVERAIRHAIEVAWSRGNIDSISSLFGYTVSMSKAKPTNSEFIAMVADKLRLEHKAS
- a CDS encoding DUF2627 domain-containing protein, whose product is MIRLIALLILVIPGIMAGLGIKLMRDMLFGILQAPFPYLWLQFMIGLLLFLGGLGFIGGFIFRRDQKNNRVQKRFQKK
- the ahrC gene encoding transcriptional regulator AhrC/ArgR produces the protein MNKGQRHIKIREIIANNEIETQDDLVDLLKNDGYNVTQATVSRDIKELHLVKVPLMDGRYKYSLPADQRFNPLQKLKRAMTDAFVSIDRAGHFVVMKTLPGNAQAVGALIDNLDWDEIMGSICGDDTCLIICRTPENTEDVTNRLLQML